The following are encoded together in the Bradyrhizobium algeriense genome:
- a CDS encoding DUF1254 domain-containing protein, protein MKQSFRVFAAVTACAVLSFPRLAAAQTPSGIPPGLITPDRVETRIGTLEFKDGAPTVETAEKVRDTLDFTRALNAYNNSFRGASAYALGKGFQSIGAEDNTPIIFSDLMDAKSLFLTANADTIYYMAVVNLSKGPMVVEQPPMGLGTINDMWFSWIVDIGFPGPDRGEGGKYLILPPGYEGPLPEGGFYIARSKTNRVLYAARSFLTNNDPKPTVELIKKHLKIYPYTPGGVGTSIATALEGKVRLAKNPPAPETRFVEASGKAFNTIPPGDYGFFEMINENVQQEPATSYDVELSGQLAAIGIVKGKPFKPDARMKKILTDAAAVGNATGRVLNWRSAVPHPEWAYYPGSMWASMLWEGGANFETPPPEFTKEGMFKPLLPTGARTLDSRTAFYYGYTLDSPGMIMRIPDVGSQYLMGFVDSANNPFDGGKTYKVTLPKNIPARAFWSFTLYDNQTRSLLDTPQRFPRAGSQTYPSPAAEASADGSTTIYFGPTQPQEVPRGNWIQTTPGKGWFTILRLYSPLEPFFTKAWRPSEIELAAAPTETIGRQDKR, encoded by the coding sequence ATGAAGCAGTCGTTTCGAGTGTTTGCCGCAGTCACGGCCTGCGCCGTGTTGTCATTTCCCCGCCTGGCCGCTGCTCAGACGCCATCCGGAATCCCTCCGGGGCTCATCACACCCGACCGGGTCGAGACCCGGATCGGTACCCTTGAATTCAAGGACGGCGCACCGACTGTGGAAACCGCAGAGAAGGTGCGCGACACGCTGGACTTCACACGCGCCCTGAACGCGTACAACAACAGCTTCCGTGGTGCATCGGCGTATGCCTTGGGCAAGGGTTTCCAGAGCATCGGTGCTGAAGACAACACCCCGATCATCTTCTCCGATTTGATGGACGCAAAGTCGCTGTTTCTCACCGCCAACGCCGACACCATCTACTACATGGCGGTTGTGAACCTGTCGAAAGGCCCAATGGTGGTCGAGCAGCCGCCGATGGGCCTAGGCACCATCAACGACATGTGGTTTTCGTGGATCGTCGACATCGGCTTCCCGGGGCCGGATCGCGGCGAGGGCGGCAAGTACCTCATCCTACCGCCCGGCTACGAAGGGCCGCTGCCCGAAGGCGGTTTCTACATCGCGCGCTCGAAGACCAACCGCGTACTGTACGCAGCGCGATCGTTCCTGACCAACAATGATCCCAAGCCAACCGTTGAACTGATCAAGAAGCATCTCAAGATCTATCCCTACACACCGGGCGGTGTCGGTACGAGCATCGCGACAGCCCTGGAAGGCAAGGTACGGCTCGCCAAGAACCCACCTGCTCCTGAAACCAGGTTCGTCGAGGCCAGCGGCAAGGCGTTCAACACGATTCCGCCCGGCGATTACGGCTTCTTCGAAATGATCAACGAGAACGTTCAGCAGGAGCCCGCGACCAGTTACGACGTAGAACTCTCCGGGCAACTGGCCGCCATCGGCATCGTGAAAGGCAAGCCGTTCAAGCCTGATGCGCGGATGAAGAAGATCCTCACCGATGCTGCCGCCGTTGGCAACGCGACCGGCCGCGTGCTGAACTGGCGCTCCGCCGTGCCTCATCCGGAATGGGCGTACTACCCCGGCTCGATGTGGGCCAGTATGCTGTGGGAAGGCGGCGCCAACTTCGAGACGCCGCCGCCGGAGTTCACCAAAGAGGGCATGTTCAAGCCGCTGCTGCCGACCGGCGCACGGACTCTGGATTCGCGGACCGCGTTCTACTACGGCTACACGCTGGATTCGCCGGGCATGATCATGCGCATTCCCGACGTCGGCTCGCAGTATCTGATGGGTTTTGTCGATTCCGCCAATAACCCCTTCGACGGCGGCAAAACCTACAAGGTGACGCTGCCCAAGAACATCCCCGCGCGGGCGTTCTGGTCCTTTACGCTCTACGACAACCAGACGCGATCGTTGCTCGACACGCCACAGCGCTTCCCGCGCGCCGGCAGCCAGACCTATCCCTCGCCCGCTGCCGAAGCCAGCGCCGACGGCTCGACGACCATCTATTTCGGTCCGACGCAGCCGCAAGAAGTGCCGCGCGGCAACTGGATTCAGACCACGCCCGGCAAGGGCTGGTTCACGATCCTGCGCCTCTACAGCCCGCTCGAGCCGTTCTTCACCAAGGCGTGGCGGCCGAGCGAGATCGAACTTGCTGCCGCTCCGACCGAAACGATCGGGCGTCAGGACAAGCGCTAG
- a CDS encoding DUF3604 domain-containing protein, whose protein sequence is MKHLDRRNWIALFAFTASTALISPALAQTTPERNAYFGETHVHTGWSFDAYIFGNTKTGPEEAYKYATGQIIQHPMGYPIKITTPLDWMGVTDHSEYVGTVKLANTPGSALSKLPIAEKLKVRSPADIQRIYLWLGYTIVDKKPIKELISPEVAGNIWKENNAIADRFNKPGKFTAFCSYEWTSTPDNRNMHRNVFFKDCAKVPELPFSAIDSSAPEDLWDWMDVQRKAGSELLAISHNANLSDGIMFPTEVDFKGRPIDKAWAESRERNEKLSEIKQIKGQSETHPSLSPNDEFANFEVLTYLLGDPAGRFPTIPGSYIRDAYKTGIAMQDSRGYNPYKFGIVGGSDSHNTGVPYRQENFYGGHARNDGDEKQRMSGHVFAGLDVRLENPAGLTGLWAEENTRAALFNAMQRKETFATSGPRIQLRFFGGWDYSQDAKDVKNREIWNIVPDWLKDRLWVRTAYAQGVPMGGDLPSMPAEKKAPSFAVWAVKDPTSGNLDRIQIVKGWTKDGQSFEKVFDVVWAGKRTPDPVTGKVPPIGSTVNIQEATYKNTIGAVELKAVWSDPEFDPGLNAFYYARALEIPTPRWTTIQAKNLGINPPEIVSATVQERAWASPIWYTPTEQARVTAKPGTTVASLQQQPGAAALNDAELKDLIVGKSTWIRNNATGSVFQVIWSSAGRRLITNVDGTLPQPGQIGDVMHSGELGSPSSYSIKDGKIVTAFGNLPYEVTVYKVGDKYFGARSNEYGYANYEIVPTPINLENLSSGQAERPPL, encoded by the coding sequence ATGAAGCATCTCGACCGCCGCAACTGGATTGCATTGTTCGCCTTTACAGCTTCCACAGCGCTCATATCGCCGGCGCTCGCCCAAACCACGCCGGAGCGCAACGCATATTTCGGGGAGACCCACGTCCATACCGGCTGGTCGTTCGACGCCTACATCTTCGGCAACACCAAGACCGGGCCGGAGGAAGCCTACAAATATGCGACGGGGCAGATCATCCAACACCCAATGGGTTATCCGATCAAGATCACGACCCCGCTGGACTGGATGGGCGTGACCGATCACTCCGAATATGTCGGGACGGTCAAGCTGGCGAATACTCCCGGCTCCGCCCTGAGCAAGCTGCCGATCGCAGAGAAGCTGAAGGTTCGCAGCCCAGCCGATATTCAGAGAATATATCTTTGGCTCGGCTACACGATCGTCGACAAGAAGCCGATCAAGGAATTGATCAGCCCGGAAGTCGCCGGCAACATCTGGAAAGAGAACAATGCGATTGCGGATCGCTTCAACAAGCCCGGTAAATTTACGGCGTTCTGTTCCTATGAATGGACGTCGACGCCCGACAACCGGAACATGCACCGCAACGTCTTCTTCAAGGACTGCGCCAAGGTGCCGGAGCTGCCGTTCAGCGCCATCGACTCGTCGGCTCCAGAAGATCTGTGGGACTGGATGGACGTCCAGCGCAAGGCCGGCAGCGAGTTGCTTGCGATCTCGCATAACGCGAATCTCTCCGACGGAATCATGTTCCCGACGGAGGTCGATTTCAAGGGACGGCCGATCGACAAGGCGTGGGCCGAGTCACGCGAGCGCAATGAGAAGCTGTCCGAGATCAAGCAGATCAAGGGGCAGTCGGAGACGCATCCCAGCCTGTCGCCCAACGATGAGTTCGCGAATTTCGAGGTGCTGACCTATCTGCTCGGCGATCCCGCGGGACGTTTCCCGACTATCCCCGGCAGCTACATTCGCGACGCCTACAAGACCGGCATCGCGATGCAGGATTCGCGAGGTTACAACCCTTACAAATTCGGCATCGTCGGCGGCTCCGACTCGCACAATACCGGCGTCCCCTATCGCCAGGAGAACTTCTACGGCGGCCACGCCCGCAACGACGGCGATGAAAAGCAGCGCATGTCGGGTCACGTCTTCGCTGGCCTCGATGTTCGTCTCGAGAATCCCGCCGGCCTCACCGGCCTGTGGGCCGAGGAGAACACCCGTGCCGCGCTGTTCAATGCCATGCAGCGCAAGGAAACCTTTGCCACCAGCGGACCGCGCATCCAATTGCGCTTCTTTGGCGGGTGGGATTACAGCCAGGACGCAAAGGACGTAAAGAACAGGGAAATCTGGAACATCGTTCCGGATTGGCTGAAGGACCGGCTGTGGGTCCGCACCGCCTATGCGCAGGGCGTGCCGATGGGAGGCGACCTGCCGTCTATGCCGGCCGAAAAGAAGGCACCCTCCTTTGCGGTGTGGGCGGTGAAGGACCCGACATCGGGCAACCTTGACCGCATTCAAATCGTCAAGGGGTGGACCAAGGACGGCCAATCTTTCGAAAAGGTCTTTGATGTGGTTTGGGCGGGCAAACGCACGCCCGATCCGGTCACGGGCAAGGTCCCGCCGATCGGCAGCACCGTCAACATTCAGGAAGCGACCTACAAGAACACGATCGGCGCGGTCGAACTGAAGGCTGTATGGAGCGATCCGGAATTCGACCCCGGTCTCAACGCATTCTATTACGCCCGGGCACTCGAAATCCCGACGCCGCGGTGGACCACGATTCAGGCCAAGAATCTCGGGATCAATCCGCCCGAGATCGTGTCGGCCACGGTACAGGAGCGCGCGTGGGCCTCGCCGATCTGGTACACGCCGACCGAACAGGCGCGCGTGACCGCAAAACCGGGCACCACCGTCGCCAGCCTGCAACAGCAACCAGGCGCGGCAGCGCTGAATGATGCAGAGCTCAAGGACCTGATCGTCGGCAAGTCGACATGGATCCGCAACAACGCGACCGGCAGCGTCTTCCAGGTCATCTGGAGCTCGGCCGGCCGGCGCCTGATCACCAATGTCGACGGGACGCTGCCGCAGCCGGGGCAGATCGGCGATGTCATGCATAGCGGCGAACTTGGCTCGCCTTCGTCCTATTCCATCAAGGATGGCAAGATCGTCACCGCGTTCGGAAACCTGCCTTATGAGGTCACCGTCTACAAGGTGGGCGACAAGTACTTCGGCGCGCGCAGCAATGAATACGGCTACGCCAATTATGAGATCGTTCCGACACCGATAAATCTGGAGAATCTCAGCTCGGGTCAAGCCGAGCGTCCTCCGTTGTGA
- a CDS encoding peptidylprolyl isomerase encodes MDRQADMNAAPGKNPDAAVPAQPLSLRRWLHEPLVHFVMIGMALFAGYSVLNPKSETASDSNRIVVTPDDLVQISVAWLAKGRPPPTPEQMQNLIELKVREEVLFREAKALGLDKDDTIVKRRMAQKMEFLAEGAAVDNDPSTDTLRAWFTDNQQRFALLPRVSFRHLYFSSDRHGERTREAAAKALEKIADQSGEAKDVAALGDPFMYQDHYGDRSFDDIAKLFGLNFARVLVGTKPGSWQGPVESGYGWHLIFVDSSAPSRVPAFEEIESDIKAGWIADQRAQAKANAYETMRARYQVVLPEKLPN; translated from the coding sequence TTGGATCGCCAAGCTGATATGAACGCTGCGCCCGGCAAGAATCCGGACGCAGCCGTGCCGGCTCAGCCATTGTCGCTGCGACGTTGGTTGCACGAACCCCTGGTTCATTTTGTTATGATCGGCATGGCCCTGTTTGCTGGCTACAGCGTCTTGAATCCAAAATCAGAGACCGCATCCGACTCCAACCGGATTGTCGTGACGCCGGACGATCTTGTTCAGATAAGTGTGGCCTGGCTGGCGAAGGGCCGGCCACCGCCGACCCCGGAGCAAATGCAGAACCTCATTGAACTCAAGGTTCGGGAGGAAGTGCTGTTTCGGGAGGCAAAGGCGCTCGGGTTGGACAAGGATGACACGATCGTCAAGCGGCGCATGGCGCAGAAAATGGAATTTCTGGCCGAGGGTGCTGCAGTCGATAACGACCCTTCGACCGATACGCTAAGGGCCTGGTTCACGGACAATCAGCAGCGATTTGCTCTCTTGCCGCGCGTCTCTTTCCGCCATCTTTATTTTTCTTCCGATCGACATGGTGAGCGCACACGGGAAGCTGCCGCGAAAGCCCTGGAGAAAATCGCTGACCAATCGGGCGAAGCTAAGGACGTTGCGGCTCTTGGTGACCCCTTCATGTACCAGGATCACTACGGCGATCGGTCCTTCGACGATATCGCGAAGCTGTTCGGGCTGAATTTTGCTCGAGTGCTGGTGGGCACCAAGCCTGGCTCGTGGCAGGGGCCGGTGGAATCCGGGTACGGATGGCACCTGATTTTTGTCGATTCTTCCGCTCCGAGCAGAGTACCCGCCTTCGAAGAAATCGAGTCGGACATCAAAGCAGGCTGGATCGCTGACCAGCGCGCTCAGGCGAAGGCAAATGCCTACGAGACGATGCGAGCACGCTATCAGGTCGTGCTGCCGGAGAAGCTGCCAAATTAG
- a CDS encoding HupE/UreJ family protein codes for MSLRSAFLGILFVTFGLFSTASAHESRPAYMEVTEIAPHRYQIVWRTPLLSGMRLPVALRLPETARNVTEPTLRELSDSLIERRLVELDKGLTGARIEIVGLQATITDALVRVQLLDGTYSTTLVRPSKPWIEIATSRSSLEVAFAYLMHGIEHILLGYDHLLFVLALILIVRRGRVLLITVTAFTIAHSITLSLATLGVVHVPGPPVEATIALSILLLACEIIRSDRGQPSLTAQWPWLVAFSFGLLHGFGFAGALTEIGLPQGDIPLALFAFNVGVEVGQLIFIAAVLGALRLTKWIKFPVFVKRHARLATTYAIGIMAAYWFIERLAGFTA; via the coding sequence TTGAGTTTACGATCGGCATTTCTCGGTATTCTTTTCGTGACGTTCGGACTTTTCAGTACCGCGTCCGCACACGAGTCCCGTCCGGCCTATATGGAAGTGACCGAGATAGCGCCGCACCGATATCAGATTGTCTGGCGCACCCCGCTGTTATCTGGCATGCGGCTTCCGGTCGCGCTCCGATTGCCGGAGACAGCGCGCAACGTCACCGAGCCGACACTGCGCGAACTTTCGGATTCGCTGATCGAACGCAGGTTGGTCGAACTGGACAAGGGGCTCACCGGCGCGCGCATCGAAATCGTCGGGCTGCAGGCGACAATCACCGACGCGCTGGTGCGCGTGCAGTTGCTCGATGGGACCTATTCCACCACCTTGGTGCGCCCGTCAAAACCCTGGATCGAGATCGCAACCTCGCGCAGCTCGCTGGAGGTTGCCTTCGCCTATCTGATGCACGGCATCGAGCACATCCTGCTCGGCTACGACCATTTGCTGTTCGTGCTGGCCCTGATCCTGATCGTGCGCCGCGGCCGCGTCCTTCTGATCACGGTCACTGCCTTCACCATCGCTCATTCCATCACCTTGAGCCTTGCAACGCTGGGCGTGGTGCACGTCCCCGGACCGCCGGTCGAGGCAACGATCGCGCTGAGCATTCTGCTCCTCGCCTGTGAGATCATCCGATCGGACCGGGGGCAGCCAAGCCTGACCGCGCAATGGCCGTGGCTCGTTGCCTTCTCGTTTGGCCTCTTGCACGGATTTGGCTTTGCCGGCGCGCTGACGGAGATTGGCTTGCCCCAGGGGGATATTCCGCTTGCGTTGTTTGCCTTCAATGTCGGCGTTGAAGTCGGACAACTGATCTTCATCGCGGCCGTTCTGGGCGCCTTGCGACTGACCAAATGGATCAAGTTTCCGGTTTTCGTCAAACGCCACGCAAGGCTGGCGACGACCTATGCGATCGGGATCATGGCTGCGTACTGGTTCATTGAGCGATTAGCCGGGTTTACCGCCTGA
- a CDS encoding CDP-alcohol phosphatidyltransferase family protein has product MTPFDPKYPELRRRRFRPIPVRMLVPNVITLLAICAGLTAIRLSIEGRMELAVAAIVFAAVLDGVDGRVARMIKGQSKFGAELDSLADFVNFGVAPGLMLYFWQLQELNNGGWIAAMVFAIAGGLRLARFNASIDDPNKPAFAANYFTGVPAPAGAILAMLPFYLSFLGVPKPPAMLTAGYILLIAFLMVSRLPVFSGKTVRMRVPPEMVLPVFVSVVFFVALLIGYPWHILSIGSVLYLLSLPWGWKSYRDHERKATAAQPSVATEAAGPSTPSPAFAPAPSDPEDERPARLN; this is encoded by the coding sequence ATGACGCCATTTGATCCCAAATACCCTGAACTGCGCCGCCGCCGGTTTCGCCCGATCCCGGTGCGGATGCTGGTGCCCAATGTCATCACCTTGCTCGCGATCTGCGCCGGGCTGACGGCGATCCGCCTGTCGATCGAAGGGCGGATGGAGCTCGCGGTCGCCGCCATCGTATTCGCGGCCGTGCTCGACGGGGTCGATGGCCGTGTTGCGCGCATGATCAAGGGCCAGTCGAAATTCGGCGCCGAACTCGACAGCCTTGCGGATTTCGTCAATTTCGGCGTCGCGCCCGGCCTGATGCTGTACTTCTGGCAGCTGCAGGAATTGAACAATGGCGGCTGGATCGCGGCGATGGTGTTTGCGATCGCGGGCGGCCTGCGGCTGGCGCGTTTCAACGCGAGCATCGACGATCCGAACAAGCCTGCCTTTGCGGCGAATTACTTCACCGGCGTGCCGGCGCCGGCCGGCGCGATCCTGGCGATGCTGCCGTTCTATCTGTCGTTTCTCGGCGTCCCCAAGCCGCCGGCGATGCTGACTGCGGGCTATATACTTCTTATCGCGTTCCTGATGGTGTCGCGGCTGCCGGTCTTTTCCGGCAAGACGGTGCGGATGCGGGTGCCGCCGGAAATGGTGCTGCCGGTCTTCGTCTCCGTCGTGTTCTTCGTCGCCCTGCTGATCGGCTATCCCTGGCACATCCTGTCGATCGGCTCGGTGCTCTACCTCCTGAGCCTGCCCTGGGGGTGGAAGTCCTATCGCGATCATGAGCGCAAGGCGACCGCGGCGCAGCCGTCGGTAGCGACGGAGGCCGCCGGACCGTCAACACCGTCGCCGGCCTTTGCGCCGGCTCCCAGCGACCCTGAGGACGAGCGGCCGGCGCGGCTGAACTGA
- a CDS encoding phosphatidylserine decarboxylase, giving the protein MSIANSIRAQIPPIHPEGYPFIGGFALVSLILFWIWTPLGWIGSLLTVWCALFFRDPVRVTPVRDGIVVAPADGRVSMVAQVLPPAELGLGDRPLPRISIFMSVFNCHVNRSPVAGRIDRIAYRPGAFINAELDKASEDNERNSLVISTTNGRIGVVQIAGLVARRIVSFVREGQSIGAGERFGLIRFGSRLDVYLPEGTRSLVSEGQTAVAGETILADFGSSEQGRTFRAD; this is encoded by the coding sequence ATGTCGATTGCTAATTCCATCCGCGCGCAGATCCCGCCGATCCATCCCGAGGGCTATCCATTCATTGGCGGCTTCGCGCTCGTCAGCCTGATCCTGTTCTGGATCTGGACACCGCTGGGCTGGATCGGCTCGCTTTTGACCGTCTGGTGCGCGCTGTTCTTCCGCGATCCCGTCCGCGTCACACCGGTGCGCGACGGCATCGTGGTGGCGCCGGCCGACGGTCGCGTCTCCATGGTCGCGCAGGTGTTGCCCCCGGCCGAACTCGGCCTCGGCGACCGGCCGCTGCCGCGCATTTCGATCTTCATGAGTGTGTTCAACTGCCACGTGAACCGCAGCCCGGTGGCGGGCCGCATCGATCGCATCGCCTACCGGCCCGGCGCCTTCATCAACGCCGAGCTCGACAAGGCCAGCGAAGACAATGAGCGCAATTCGCTGGTCATCTCGACGACGAACGGACGGATCGGCGTGGTCCAGATCGCCGGCCTGGTGGCGCGGCGGATTGTCTCATTTGTGCGGGAAGGCCAGTCGATCGGCGCCGGCGAGCGGTTCGGCCTGATCCGTTTCGGCTCGCGTCTGGACGTTTATTTGCCCGAAGGCACGCGATCGCTGGTTTCCGAGGGCCAGACGGCCGTGGCCGGCGAGACGATTTTGGCCGATTTCGGGTCGAGCGAGCAGGGGCGGACGTTTCGGGCTGATTAA
- a CDS encoding ABC transporter ATP-binding protein/permease — MADPDSPDRAAQPPAGNSPEKATLIGTLVHLWPYIWPGDRADLKMRVVWSMVLLLAAKLATLTVPFTFKWAIDALNGMGTAPVEASNWMLWLIASPLLMTASYGAIRVLMAVLTQWRDGIFARVAMHAVRKLAYITFVHMHELSLRFHLERKTGGLTRVLERGRTGIEVIVRMVILQLIPTIVEVSLLMAVLLWQFDWRYVLVTAITVVIYMYYTYIATEWRIEIRRKMNDSDTEANTKAIDSLLNYETVKYFSAERREAERYDHSMERYERNSVKTYTSLAVLNTGQAVIFTIGLTATMLMCALGVRNGTNTVGDFVMVNAMMIQLYQPLNFMGMVYREIKQAVIDIEKMFNVLQRNPEIKDIPGAAPLVVSSGNVRFDDVRFAYDAERPILKGLSFEVPAGKTVAIVGPSGAGKSTISRLLFRLYDVSSGKILIDGQDIRNVTQASLRASIGMVPQDTVLFNDTIRYNIRYGRWDAGDAEVEEAAQLAQIDAFIRMSPKGYETQVGERGLKLSGGEKQRVAIARTVLKAPPILVLDEATSALDSHTEHEIQEALERVSRGRTSLVIAHRLSTIVGADEIIVLDQGRIAERGTHVRLLASGGLYASMWNRQREAEEAREKLAQIDDDNEAPNRAPPPVDDPLNEQPRDPPKSKDPLSKDPLATAAE, encoded by the coding sequence ATGGCTGATCCTGATTCGCCTGATCGTGCCGCCCAACCTCCCGCCGGCAACTCTCCCGAAAAAGCGACCCTGATCGGGACGCTGGTGCATCTGTGGCCCTATATCTGGCCCGGGGACCGCGCCGACCTGAAGATGCGCGTGGTCTGGTCGATGGTGCTGCTGCTGGCAGCCAAGCTCGCGACGCTGACGGTGCCGTTCACCTTCAAATGGGCGATCGATGCGCTCAACGGCATGGGCACCGCGCCGGTCGAAGCGTCGAACTGGATGCTGTGGCTGATCGCCTCGCCTTTGTTGATGACCGCGAGCTACGGCGCGATCCGCGTGCTGATGGCGGTGCTGACGCAGTGGCGCGACGGCATCTTCGCCCGCGTCGCCATGCATGCGGTGCGCAAGCTCGCCTACATCACCTTCGTCCACATGCACGAATTGTCGCTGCGCTTCCATCTGGAGCGCAAGACAGGCGGCTTGACGCGCGTACTGGAGCGCGGCCGCACCGGCATCGAGGTGATCGTGCGGATGGTGATCCTGCAGCTGATCCCGACCATCGTCGAGGTGTCGCTGCTGATGGCCGTGCTGCTGTGGCAGTTCGACTGGCGCTACGTGCTGGTCACCGCGATCACGGTCGTGATCTACATGTACTACACTTACATCGCCACCGAATGGCGGATCGAAATCCGCCGCAAGATGAACGATTCCGACACCGAGGCGAACACCAAGGCGATCGACTCGCTGCTCAATTACGAGACGGTGAAATATTTCAGCGCCGAGAGGCGCGAGGCCGAGCGCTACGACCATTCGATGGAGCGCTACGAGCGCAACAGCGTCAAGACCTATACCTCGTTGGCGGTGCTCAATACCGGGCAGGCGGTCATCTTCACCATCGGCCTCACCGCGACCATGCTGATGTGCGCGCTCGGCGTCCGCAACGGCACCAATACGGTCGGCGATTTCGTCATGGTCAACGCCATGATGATCCAGCTTTACCAGCCGCTGAATTTCATGGGCATGGTTTATCGCGAGATCAAGCAGGCGGTCATCGATATCGAGAAGATGTTCAACGTGCTGCAGCGCAATCCCGAGATCAAGGATATCCCGGGCGCTGCGCCACTCGTGGTCAGCTCAGGCAATGTGCGCTTCGACGACGTGCGCTTTGCCTATGATGCAGAACGGCCGATCCTCAAGGGCCTCAGCTTCGAGGTGCCCGCCGGCAAGACGGTGGCGATCGTCGGTCCCTCGGGCGCCGGCAAGTCGACGATTTCGCGATTGCTGTTTCGTCTTTACGACGTCTCCAGCGGAAAAATCCTGATCGACGGTCAGGACATCCGCAACGTAACGCAGGCGAGCCTGCGCGCCTCGATCGGCATGGTGCCGCAGGATACCGTGCTGTTCAACGACACCATCCGCTACAACATCCGCTACGGCCGCTGGGACGCCGGCGATGCCGAGGTCGAAGAGGCGGCGCAACTGGCGCAGATCGACGCATTCATCCGCATGTCGCCGAAGGGGTACGAAACCCAGGTCGGCGAGCGCGGCCTGAAACTGTCGGGCGGCGAGAAGCAGCGCGTGGCAATTGCGCGCACGGTGCTGAAAGCGCCGCCGATCCTGGTGCTGGATGAGGCGACATCCGCGCTCGATAGCCACACCGAGCATGAAATCCAGGAAGCGCTGGAGCGCGTCTCGCGTGGCCGCACCTCGCTGGTGATCGCACACCGGCTGTCGACCATCGTCGGCGCCGATGAAATTATCGTGCTGGATCAAGGGCGCATCGCCGAGCGCGGCACCCATGTCAGGCTTTTGGCGTCTGGCGGGCTCTATGCCAGTATGTGGAACAGGCAGCGCGAAGCCGAGGAGGCGCGGGAGAAGCTCGCCCAGATCGACGACGACAACGAAGCGCCGAACCGCGCCCCGCCGCCGGTCGATGATCCGCTCAACGAGCAGCCCAGGGATCCGCCCAAATCCAAAGATCCCTTGTCTAAAGATCCCTTGGCAACCGCCGCGGAATAA
- a CDS encoding TIGR00730 family Rossman fold protein yields the protein MDQIKTEQIKTVCVYCGSGPGSNHRFVEAAQALGKAFAENNIRLVYGGGSVGLMGAIAKSTLDHGGLVTGIIPDFLRSRENMLTRVQEMIVTPDMHERKRLMFEHSDAFVALPGGIGTLEELVEQMTWQQLGRHSKPVLLANIDGFWEPLMALLAHMRETEFIRPSLDIDILKAERVEDIVPRLRAAAARAPEGSKEMAPELARKL from the coding sequence ATGGATCAAATCAAGACCGAACAAATCAAAACCGTCTGTGTCTATTGCGGCTCCGGCCCCGGTTCCAACCACCGCTTTGTCGAAGCGGCCCAAGCCTTGGGAAAAGCGTTTGCCGAGAACAATATCCGCCTCGTCTATGGCGGCGGGTCAGTCGGGCTGATGGGCGCGATCGCCAAATCCACGCTGGATCACGGCGGCCTGGTCACCGGGATCATTCCGGATTTTTTGCGATCCCGCGAAAATATGCTGACGCGCGTGCAAGAGATGATCGTCACGCCCGACATGCACGAACGCAAACGGCTGATGTTCGAACATTCCGATGCGTTCGTCGCCCTGCCCGGCGGCATCGGCACGCTGGAGGAACTGGTCGAGCAGATGACCTGGCAGCAGCTCGGCCGTCACTCCAAGCCGGTTCTGCTCGCCAACATCGACGGCTTCTGGGAGCCGCTGATGGCGCTGTTGGCGCACATGCGCGAAACCGAGTTCATCCGCCCGTCACTGGACATCGACATCCTCAAGGCTGAACGGGTCGAGGACATCGTGCCGCGCCTGCGCGCCGCCGCAGCGCGTGCGCCCGAAGGCAGCAAGGAAATGGCGCCGGAACTGGCGCGGAAGCTTTAA
- a CDS encoding VOC family protein yields the protein MIDHISVGVSDLERSARFYEATLAALGLSRLVTRPATIGFGKTYPEFWINLRAGMAPVPPESGTHICLRAKATGDIDAFHAAALKSGGRSDGAPGLRPHDRVKYYAAFVIDPDGNRIEAVTFPSE from the coding sequence ATGATCGACCACATCTCCGTCGGCGTCAGTGACCTCGAACGCTCCGCGCGCTTCTATGAAGCGACGCTTGCAGCCCTCGGCCTGTCGCGTCTGGTGACACGCCCCGCAACCATCGGCTTCGGCAAAACCTACCCCGAGTTCTGGATCAACCTGCGTGCCGGCATGGCGCCGGTGCCGCCCGAGAGCGGTACGCACATCTGTCTTCGCGCCAAAGCAACTGGTGATATCGATGCGTTCCATGCGGCGGCGTTGAAGTCCGGCGGCCGCTCCGACGGTGCACCGGGCCTGCGCCCGCATGATCGCGTGAAGTACTATGCGGCGTTCGTGATCGATCCCGACGGCAACCGCATCGAGGCCGTGACGTTTCCAAGCGAGTGA